One window of Paralichthys olivaceus isolate ysfri-2021 chromosome 20, ASM2471397v2, whole genome shotgun sequence genomic DNA carries:
- the LOC109640570 gene encoding sialin, with amino-acid sequence MQRQHGFSINAASSEEDEEDEEDVEDVEPLIKTDAAPPKCCSARLNLAVLMFLGFSVVYGLRVNLSVAMVAMVNITEPTPGPNSSVVHACPMPSGMENSSDTFPQPEGVPQYPWDSETQGWLLGAFFFGYLFTQIPGGYLAGLYGGKVFLGLGVLGTAALTLLTPLAAQFGVTWLFALRALEGFGEGVTFPAMMAMWARWAPPLERSRLMTLSGSGSSFGAFVALPLTGFICQTLGWPAVFYICGGAGCLWAVFWFIFVSDDPRTHRQISTEERDYIINSIGPQGTGHGWSVPVVPMLLSVPLWAIIITQMCSNWSYYAMLTSLPTYMNNILHFDLKSNGFLSALPYLGAFVLSTLSGVAADSLIERRLLSITAVRKLFTVTGLLFPTVFLVAVVYAGCSHVLTVTFLTLSMTTGGVSASGVFINQIDIAPRYAGFLLGITNTFGTIPGVVAPIVTGYFTKDHTLAGWQMVFWVAAGINAAGALVFVIFGSGKIQPWALTEEERAEVERKSSRSIST; translated from the exons ATGCAGCGACAACATGGCTTCTCTATCAACGCAGCCTCttcagaggaggacgaggaggacgaggaggacgtgGAGGACGTGGAGCCGCTCATCAAGACCGACGCgg CtcctccaaagtgctgctccgCTCGTCTCAACCTCGCCGTCCTCATGTTCCTCGGGTTCAGCGTGGTCTACGGCCTCCGTGTCAACCTCAGTGTTGCCATGGTCGCCATGGTGAACATCACTGAGCCCACGCCGGGTCCGAACAGCTCCGTCGTGCACGCGTGTCCGATGCCGTCGGGGATGGAAAACAGCAGTGACACGTTCCCACAACCAGAGGGG GTCCCTCAGTATCCCTGGGACTCGGAGACTCAGGGCTGGCTCCTGGGGGCCTTCTTCTTCGGCTACCTGTTCACGCAGATCCCGGGGGGTTACCTGGCCGGTCTCTACGGGGGGAAAGTCTTCTTGGGGCTGGGTGTGTTGGGCACGGCTgccctcaccctcctcaccccctTGGCTGCTCAGTTCGGTGTGACCTGGCTGTTCGCACTGCGAGCTCTGGAGGGCTTTGGCGAG GGAGTCACGTTCCCGGCCATGATGGCGATGTGGGCTCGGTGGGCTCCCCCTCTGGAGCGCTCTCGTCTGATGACGCTGTCGGGATCCGGGTCAAGCTTTGGAGCCTTTGTGGCTCTGCCGCTCACGGGCTTCATCTGTCAAACGCTGGGCTGGCCCGCTGTGTTCTACATCTGTG gaGGAGCCGGCTGCCTCTGGGCCGTCTTCTGGTTCATTTTCGTGTCAGATGACCCTCGGACTCATCGTCAAAtcagcacagaggagagagattaCATCATCAACTCTATTGGGCCTCAG GGCACGGGTCACGGCTGGTCCGTCCCCGTGGTGCCCATGCTGCTGTCCGTCCCCCTGTGGGCGATCATCATCACCCAGATGTGTTCGAACTGGTCCTACTACGCCATGCTCACCTCCCTGCCCACATACATGAACAACATCCTGCACTTTGACCTCAAATCG AACGGCTTCCTGTCCGCTCTGCCGTATCTCGGTGCCTTTGTGCTCTCCACGCTGTCGGGCGTCGCAGCTGACAGCCTCATCGAGAGGAGGCTGCTCAGCATCACCGCCGTGCGCAAACTCTTCACTGTCACAG gtCTTTTGTTTCCCACAGTTTTCCTCGTGGCTGTGGTGTACGCCGGCTGCAGCCACGTCCTCACCGTCACCTTCCTCACGCTCTCCATGACCACCGGTGGGGTCAGCGCCTCCGGAGTCTTCATCAATCAGATAGACATCGCCCCTCG GTACGCAGGATTTCTTCTGGGAATCACCAACACGTTTGGGACCATCCCTGGTGTCGTGGCACCGATAGTGACCGGATACTTCACAAAAGAT CACACACTGGCAGGCTGGCAGATGGTGTTCTGGGTTGCGGCCGGGATCAACGCAGCCGGCGCTCTCGTCTTCGTCATATTCGGCAGCGGGAAGATTCAGCCGTGGGCCCTcacggaggaggagagggcggaggtggagaggaagagcagcaggtCCAtctcaacataa
- the mycbp gene encoding C-Myc-binding protein encodes MAHYRASESKREQFRRYLEKSGVLDTITSVLVALYEETDKPNNALDFIKLHLGAAGPEPADAEALRMELADLQQKCNLLMEENKELRNRLMQYESSPEEGAAE; translated from the exons ATGGCGCATTACAGG GCCTCAGAGTCGAAGAGGGAGCAGTTCAGAAGGTACCTGGAGAAGTCCGGGGTCCTGGACACTATAACCAGCG TTCTAGTGGCTCTGTACGAAGAGACTGACAAACCCAACAATGCTCTGGA TTTCATAAAGCTTCACCTCGGTGCAGCTGGGCCAGAGCCAGCAGACGCTGAGGCTCTTCGCATGGAGCTGGCCGATCTTCAGCAGAAGTGCAACCTGCTCATGGAGGAGAACAAAGAGCTGAGGAACCGG CTCATGCAGTACGAATCGTCACCTGAGGAGGGAGCTGCAGAGTAG
- the LOC109640572 gene encoding gap junction alpha-9 protein-like, with protein MGDWNFLGGILEEVHIHSTMVGKIWLTILFIFRMLVLGVAAEDVWNDEQSDFICNTDQPGCRNVCYDQAFPISLIRYWVLQVIFVSSPSLVYMGHAIYQLRALEKERHCKKVALRRELEAVDVELAEAKRRIEKEMRQLEQGKLNKAPLRGSLLCTYVAHIVTRSVVEVSFMMGQYILYGHHLSPLYKCEREPCPNVVDCFVSRPTEKSVFMMFMQAIACISLFLSLLEIMHLGYKKLKKGILDFYPHLKDDLDEYYVSKSKKNSVVHQVCTGTSVGRKTTIPTAPSGYTLLLEKQGNGPNYPLLNASSAFMPIQGDPGAKPDGHKDSKEGMPSPTEQNSNSNNTSSETRSPPADKQDEPEERSPHHEDLGCASSEYPTLPVADTSSCTTLSGIVRKSRRVSPPWNCSTVVEGNGSDSGDSYHGNGSSMKLRGSCVGPRARVLSKSDIKRVSRSQSPDSAGELSSVSRHSRESNSPTASSPNRRVSVASSASSRRAPTDLQI; from the coding sequence ATGGGAGACTGGAACTTCCTTGGTGGGATCTTGGAGGAGGTCCACATCCACTCCACTATGGTCGGCAAGATCTGGCTGAccatcctcttcatcttccgGATGTTGGTGCTGGGTGTGGCTGCGGAGGACGTGTGGAACGATGAGCAGTCAGACTTCATCTGCAACACGGATCAGCCCGGCTGCCGGAACGTCTGCTACGACCAGGCCTTCCCCATCTCCCTCATCAGGTACTGGGTGCTGCAGGTCATCTTCGTGTCCTCGCCCTCGCTGGTCTACATGGGCCACGCCATCTACCAGCTACGGGCCCTGGAGAAGGAGCGCCACTGCAAGAAGGTGGCTCTGCGTCGGGAGCTGGAGGCGGTGGACGTGGAGCTGGCTGAGGCGAAGAGGAGGATCGAGAAGGAGATGAGGCAGCTGGAGCAAGGGAAGCTCAACAAGGCGCCGCTCAGAGGGTCTCTGTTGTGCACCTATGTGGCCCACATCGTCACTCGCTCTGTGGTGGAGGTCAGCTTCATGATGGGTCAGTACATCCTGTACGGACACCACCTGAGCCCGCTTTACAAGTGTGAGAGGGAACCGTGCCCAAACGTGGTGGACTGCTTTGTGTCCAGGCCCACAGAGAAGTCCGTGTTCATGATGTTCATGCAAGCCATCGCCTgcatctccctctttctcagCCTCCTTGAGATCATGCACCTGGGCTACAAGAAGCTCAAGAAGGGCATCCTGGACTTCTACCCGCACCTGAAGGACGACCTCGACGAGTACTACGTCAGCAAGTCCAAGAAGAACTCAGTCGTTCATCAGGTTTGCACGGGAACCTCAGTGGGACGCAAGACCACCATCCCCACAGCACCGAGTGGATACACGTTACTGTTGGAGAAGCAGGGCAACGGACCCAACTACCCTCTGCTCAATGCCTCCTCTGCCTTCATGCCAATACAAGGAGACCCTGGTGCAAAACCAGACGGCCACAAGGACAGCAAGGAGGGAATGCCGAGCCCCACGGAGCAGAACAGCAACTCCAACAACACCAGCAGTGAGACGCGTTCACCTCCTGCGGACAAACAGGATGAACCGGAGGAACGGTCTCCACATCATGAGGACCTTGGGTGTGCGAGCTCCGAGTATCCCACCCTCCCTGTAGCAGACACCTCCTCCTGCACTACACTGTCAGGGATTGTGAGGAAGTCTCGGAGGGTCAGTCCGCCGTGGAACTGCTCCACGGTGGTGGAGGGGAATGGCTCGGACAGCGGCGACTCCTACCACGGGAACGGCAGCAGCATGAAGCTACGTGGCAGCTGCGTGGGCCCCAGAGCCAGGGTGCTCTCCAAGTCAGACATTAAGAGAGTGAGCCGGTCTCAGAGCCCGGACTCTGCAGGGGAGCTGAGCTCCGTGTCCCGACACAGCCGGGAGAGCAACAGCCCCACGGCCTCCTCTCCAAACCGCAGAGTGTCCGTGGCGAGCAGCGCCAGCAGCAGGCGAGCTCCGACTGACCTACAGATATAA